In a single window of the Arthrobacter zhangbolii genome:
- a CDS encoding glutamate synthase subunit beta → MADPRGFLKVRERETQPRRPVPVRIMDWKEVYEAQEKGVLKAQAGRCMDCGIPFCHQGCPLGNLIPEWNDLTWRGKGAEAIERLHATNNFPEFTGRLCPAPCEASCVLGINQPPVTIKQVEVSIIDEAWGEGWVTPHPPERLTDRTIAVVGSGPAGLAAAQQLTRAGHTVAVYERDDRIGGLLRYGIPDFKMEKIQVDRRLEQMRTEGTRFRTGVEVGKDISWEQLRRRYDAVVIATGATVPRDLPIPGRDLTGVHFAMDYLVQSNKAVAGDRVKNQISAEGKHVVILGGGDTGADCLGTAHRQQAASVTTLAIGQQPPAERAAHQPWPMYPTLFEVASAHEEGGERTYLASTVEFVGEDGKLTGVKVAETEFVDGKRLPKAGTERVIPADLVFLSLGFTGPEPAGLAEQVSAEFDDRGNVIRDGYYMTGTPGVFAAGDAGRGQSLIVWAIAEGRAAAAAVDQWLMGSTRLPAPVAPTDRAITPL, encoded by the coding sequence GTGGCTGACCCACGCGGATTCTTGAAGGTACGCGAACGCGAAACCCAGCCCCGGCGCCCCGTGCCGGTGCGCATCATGGACTGGAAGGAAGTCTACGAAGCGCAGGAGAAGGGTGTGCTGAAGGCACAGGCCGGGCGCTGCATGGACTGCGGCATTCCGTTCTGCCACCAGGGCTGCCCGCTGGGCAACCTCATTCCGGAATGGAATGACCTGACCTGGCGGGGCAAGGGCGCGGAGGCCATTGAACGGCTGCACGCCACGAACAACTTCCCGGAGTTCACCGGACGGCTCTGCCCGGCACCCTGCGAGGCGTCCTGCGTGCTGGGCATCAACCAGCCGCCGGTCACCATCAAGCAGGTGGAGGTATCCATCATTGATGAAGCCTGGGGTGAAGGCTGGGTAACCCCGCACCCGCCGGAGCGGCTCACGGACCGCACCATCGCCGTCGTCGGCTCTGGGCCCGCCGGACTGGCAGCCGCCCAGCAGCTCACCCGGGCCGGCCACACCGTGGCCGTCTACGAACGTGACGACCGCATTGGCGGGCTGCTGCGCTACGGCATCCCGGACTTCAAGATGGAAAAAATCCAGGTGGACCGCCGCTTGGAGCAGATGCGCACCGAAGGCACGCGGTTCCGCACCGGTGTGGAAGTGGGCAAGGACATCAGTTGGGAGCAGTTGCGCCGCCGCTATGACGCCGTGGTAATTGCCACCGGCGCCACCGTGCCCCGCGACCTGCCCATCCCCGGACGGGACCTGACCGGCGTGCACTTCGCCATGGACTACCTGGTCCAGTCCAACAAGGCCGTGGCCGGGGACAGGGTGAAGAACCAGATCAGCGCCGAGGGCAAGCATGTGGTGATCCTGGGTGGCGGCGACACGGGTGCCGACTGCCTGGGTACCGCCCACCGGCAGCAGGCAGCGTCCGTCACAACCCTGGCGATTGGCCAGCAGCCGCCCGCCGAGCGTGCCGCGCACCAGCCGTGGCCGATGTACCCGACGCTGTTCGAGGTGGCCAGTGCCCATGAAGAGGGCGGGGAACGGACCTACCTTGCCTCCACCGTCGAGTTTGTGGGGGAGGACGGGAAGCTGACCGGCGTCAAGGTGGCCGAAACGGAGTTTGTGGACGGAAAGCGCCTGCCGAAGGCCGGCACCGAGCGGGTCATCCCCGCCGACCTGGTCTTCCTGTCCCTGGGCTTCACGGGTCCGGAACCGGCAGGCCTGGCCGAACAGGTTTCCGCGGAGTTCGATGACCGCGGCAACGTGATCCGGGACGGTTACTACATGACCGGCACTCCCGGTGTGTTCGCGGCGGGCGACGCCGGACGCGGGCAGTCCCTCATTGTCTGGGCCATTGCGGAGGGCCGGGCAGCGGCTGCAGCCGTGGACCAGTGGCTGATGGGCTCCACCCGGCTGCCGGCGCCGGTGGCTCCGACGGACCGGGCCATCACTCCGCTGTAG
- a CDS encoding PadR family transcriptional regulator, giving the protein MGKQMTEMLKGTLEGIVLALIAANPAYGYDITARLRDQGFSDIAEGTVYALLLRIEKRGLVDVEKVPSEKGPARKVYTLNAQGADYLREFWGSWSFLTARIEHLQWDVQQPHNTGGNDGREMD; this is encoded by the coding sequence ATGGGCAAACAGATGACGGAGATGCTCAAGGGCACCCTCGAAGGCATTGTCCTGGCCCTCATTGCCGCGAATCCGGCCTACGGTTACGACATCACGGCACGGCTCCGGGATCAGGGCTTCAGCGATATTGCCGAGGGCACCGTATACGCCCTCCTGCTCCGGATCGAAAAACGCGGTCTCGTCGACGTCGAGAAGGTGCCCTCGGAAAAGGGGCCGGCGCGCAAGGTTTACACCCTGAACGCACAAGGTGCGGATTACCTCCGTGAGTTCTGGGGCAGCTGGAGCTTTCTGACGGCACGGATAGAACACCTGCAGTGGGACGTCCAACAGCCGCACAACACGGGAGGCAATGATGGCCGCGAAATGGATTGA
- a CDS encoding DUF1048 domain-containing protein: protein MAAKWIELVTGPFEDKRRWRRFKQRKAQLPAGYRTAMDGLERYFMYAGPIAKGDVYIQMLEDLADLIERAAVDGTPIRGVVGEDPVEFAEAFIANYADGQWIDKERRRLVDTIDRSEGEA, encoded by the coding sequence ATGGCCGCGAAATGGATTGAGCTTGTGACCGGACCGTTTGAGGATAAAAGGCGCTGGCGCCGCTTCAAGCAGCGCAAGGCCCAGCTGCCTGCGGGATACCGGACCGCCATGGACGGCCTCGAGCGCTACTTTATGTACGCGGGACCAATCGCCAAGGGCGACGTCTATATCCAGATGCTCGAAGACCTCGCTGACCTGATTGAGCGCGCCGCCGTCGACGGGACGCCTATCCGCGGCGTCGTCGGTGAGGATCCGGTGGAGTTTGCAGAGGCCTTCATCGCGAATTATGCGGACGGCCAGTGGATCGACAAGGAGCGCAGGCGCCTGGTCGACACCATCGACCGGTCCGAGGGAGAGGCATAA
- the gltB gene encoding glutamate synthase large subunit — MTDSLSAFSDTVVSPFTRFAALPEDSGLYRAENEKDACGLAVIATLRGEPTHGIVDAALTALRNLEHRGAVGADEGTGDGAGLLTQVPDEFLRAVVDFELPAAGGYAVGTAFLPTEDREQHTARAGVEAIAASEGLQVLGWREVPVVADLVGAMSRACMPYFVQVFLAPEEGLGTEDLDARAFRVRKRSQNKFGVYFPSLSSKTMVYKGMVTTAQLEPFFPDLSDPRFKTKLGIVHSRFSTNTFPSWPLAQPFRTIAHNGEINTVKGNRNWMRARQSQMKNPLLGQTPEELFPICTPGASDSASFDEVAELLMLSGRPITHAIMMMIPEAWENHATMDPARRAFYQYHSMLMEPWDGPAAVSFTDGTQVGAVLDRNGLRPARYWVTDDGLVVLASEVGVVDIDPATVVRKGRVSPGKMFLVDTAEGRLIEDEEIKSEIAAANPWADWVKENQVRLEELPEREHVLHTKASINRRQRTFGYTQEELRILLGPMARTGAEPLGAMGSDTPIAVLSKRPRLLFDYFVQSFAQVTNPPLDAIREELVTSMQASIGPNGNLLSLKQVKTSQVALKFPVINNDELAKIANLTDEDGERIALKVRGLYRPQGGEAELRARISEICEKVSGAVNRGVQYIVLSDRDSNAQWAPIPSLLLLSAVHHHLLKSANRTKISLLVEAGDVREVHHVAVLIGYGASAVNPYLAMESCEELVRNGDITGVTREEAVTNLIKGLGKGVLKIMSKMGISTVASYCGAQTFEAIGLGQELVDEFFHGTQTQLGGVGLDVIAAEAGARHAEAYPGDGVEEPHRALDNGGEYQWRREGPPHLFNPETVFRLQHATRERRYDVFKAYTNGVNDQSKNLMTLRGLLDFRRGERPPVPLDEVEPVSSIVKRFSTGAMSYGSISKEAHETLAIAMNRLGAKSNTGEGGEDVERLLDPERRSAIKQIASGRFGVTSLYLTNAEDLQIKMAQGAKPGEGGQLMAQKVYPWVARTRHSTPGVGLISPPPHHDIYSIEDLAQLIYDLKRSNPSARVHVKLVSEAGIGTVAAGVTKAKADVVLVSGHDGGTGASPLNSLKHAGAPWELGLAETQQTLMLNGLRDRVVVQVDGQLKTGRDVVIAALLGGEEFGFATAPLVVSGCIMMRVCHLDTCPVGVATQNPELRSRFTGKPEFVVNFFEFIAEEIREILAELGFRTLEEAIGHTELLDTRAAIDHWKADGLDLEPILRGAEVDPGAPLRNMVSQNHELDLHFDNKLIEMSADALQNRAPVRIALDVVNTDRSVGTMLGHTVTKTFGTDVLAPDTIDITLTGQAGQSLGAFLPAGITLRLFGDSNDYVGKGLSGGRIIVRPDRGNVFAADRNVIAGNVIGYGATSGEMFLSGQVGERFLVRNSGATAVVEGIGDHGCEYMTGGQTLILGPTGRNFGAGMSGGTAFVIDLVQAKVNKESLERGELRLEAPDAEDIDIVRGLLVRHVEETESDLARKLLENFEDTVSRITKVLPRDYAAVLGARASAVEAGLDPDGAEAWTQILEVTGG; from the coding sequence ATGACTGATTCCCTGTCTGCTTTTTCCGACACCGTCGTGTCACCTTTCACCCGCTTTGCCGCGCTCCCGGAGGACTCCGGTCTGTACCGGGCCGAAAACGAGAAGGACGCCTGCGGCCTGGCGGTCATCGCCACCCTGCGAGGCGAGCCCACCCACGGGATTGTCGACGCCGCCCTCACCGCCCTGCGCAACCTCGAGCACCGCGGTGCCGTGGGCGCCGATGAAGGAACCGGCGACGGCGCGGGCCTGCTCACCCAGGTACCGGACGAATTCCTGCGGGCCGTGGTGGATTTTGAACTCCCCGCAGCCGGCGGCTACGCCGTGGGAACCGCGTTCCTGCCTACCGAAGACCGCGAACAGCACACCGCCCGGGCCGGGGTGGAAGCCATTGCCGCCTCCGAAGGCCTGCAGGTACTGGGCTGGCGTGAAGTCCCCGTGGTCGCCGATCTGGTCGGCGCCATGTCCCGGGCGTGCATGCCCTACTTCGTCCAGGTATTCCTGGCCCCCGAAGAAGGCCTCGGCACCGAAGACCTGGATGCCCGGGCCTTCCGCGTCCGGAAGCGGTCGCAGAACAAGTTCGGTGTCTACTTCCCCTCGCTGTCCTCCAAGACCATGGTCTACAAGGGCATGGTCACCACCGCGCAGCTGGAACCGTTCTTCCCGGACCTGTCCGACCCGCGGTTCAAGACCAAGCTGGGCATTGTCCACTCACGTTTTTCCACCAACACCTTCCCGTCCTGGCCGCTGGCCCAGCCGTTCCGCACCATTGCCCACAACGGTGAGATCAACACGGTCAAGGGCAACCGCAACTGGATGCGCGCCCGGCAGTCCCAGATGAAGAACCCGCTGCTGGGGCAGACGCCGGAGGAACTGTTCCCCATCTGTACCCCCGGGGCCTCCGATTCAGCGTCCTTTGACGAGGTGGCGGAGCTGCTGATGCTCTCCGGGCGGCCCATTACCCACGCGATCATGATGATGATCCCGGAGGCGTGGGAAAACCATGCCACCATGGACCCGGCCCGCCGGGCGTTTTACCAGTACCACTCCATGCTGATGGAGCCGTGGGACGGTCCCGCTGCCGTCTCCTTCACCGACGGCACCCAGGTGGGTGCGGTGCTGGACCGCAACGGCCTGCGCCCGGCCCGGTACTGGGTCACCGATGACGGCCTGGTGGTCCTGGCCTCCGAAGTCGGCGTGGTGGATATTGACCCGGCCACGGTGGTCCGCAAGGGCCGTGTCTCGCCCGGCAAGATGTTCCTGGTGGACACCGCCGAGGGCCGGCTGATTGAAGACGAGGAAATCAAGTCCGAAATAGCCGCCGCCAACCCTTGGGCGGATTGGGTGAAGGAGAACCAGGTCCGGTTGGAGGAACTGCCCGAACGCGAGCACGTCCTGCACACCAAGGCCTCCATCAACCGCCGCCAGCGGACCTTCGGTTACACGCAGGAGGAACTGCGCATCCTGCTGGGCCCGATGGCCCGCACCGGTGCCGAGCCGCTCGGCGCCATGGGGTCGGATACCCCCATTGCGGTGCTCTCCAAGCGGCCGCGGCTGCTCTTTGACTACTTTGTGCAGTCCTTCGCCCAGGTGACCAACCCGCCGCTGGACGCTATCCGCGAGGAACTGGTCACCTCCATGCAGGCCTCCATTGGGCCCAACGGCAACCTGCTCTCGCTGAAACAGGTGAAAACCAGCCAGGTGGCGCTGAAGTTCCCGGTCATCAACAATGACGAGCTGGCGAAGATCGCCAACCTCACCGATGAGGACGGCGAACGGATCGCGCTGAAGGTCCGCGGCCTGTACCGCCCCCAGGGCGGCGAAGCGGAACTGCGGGCCCGGATCAGCGAAATCTGTGAAAAGGTCTCCGGCGCCGTGAACCGCGGTGTGCAGTACATTGTCCTCTCGGACCGGGATTCCAACGCCCAGTGGGCGCCGATCCCGTCCCTGCTGCTGCTCTCCGCCGTGCACCACCACCTGCTCAAGAGCGCCAACCGCACCAAGATCTCCCTCCTCGTGGAGGCCGGAGACGTGCGCGAGGTGCATCACGTGGCCGTGCTCATCGGCTACGGTGCGTCAGCTGTGAACCCGTACCTGGCCATGGAAAGCTGCGAGGAACTGGTCCGCAACGGAGACATCACCGGTGTCACCCGTGAAGAGGCCGTCACCAACCTGATCAAGGGCCTGGGCAAGGGCGTCCTGAAGATCATGTCCAAAATGGGCATCTCCACCGTGGCCTCCTACTGCGGCGCCCAGACCTTCGAGGCGATCGGCCTCGGCCAGGAACTGGTGGACGAGTTCTTCCACGGCACGCAGACCCAGCTCGGCGGCGTCGGACTGGACGTCATTGCCGCCGAAGCCGGCGCCCGGCACGCCGAGGCGTACCCCGGCGACGGCGTGGAGGAGCCGCACCGTGCGCTGGACAACGGCGGTGAATACCAGTGGCGGCGCGAAGGCCCGCCGCACCTGTTCAACCCCGAGACGGTGTTCCGGCTGCAGCACGCCACGCGTGAGCGCCGGTACGACGTGTTCAAGGCCTACACCAACGGTGTTAATGACCAGTCGAAGAACCTGATGACCCTGCGCGGCCTGCTGGACTTCCGCAGGGGGGAGCGTCCGCCCGTGCCGCTGGACGAGGTGGAGCCGGTCTCCAGCATCGTCAAGCGCTTCTCCACCGGTGCCATGAGCTACGGCTCCATCTCCAAGGAAGCCCACGAAACCCTGGCCATTGCCATGAACCGGCTGGGCGCGAAGTCCAACACCGGTGAGGGCGGGGAAGACGTGGAGCGGCTGCTGGATCCCGAGCGCCGTTCGGCCATCAAGCAGATTGCCTCCGGCCGGTTCGGCGTCACCAGCCTGTATCTGACCAACGCCGAAGACCTGCAGATCAAAATGGCACAGGGCGCCAAGCCCGGCGAGGGCGGCCAGCTGATGGCCCAGAAGGTCTACCCCTGGGTGGCCCGCACCCGGCACTCCACCCCGGGCGTGGGGCTCATTTCCCCGCCGCCGCACCATGACATCTACTCCATCGAAGACCTGGCGCAGCTGATCTATGACCTGAAGCGCTCCAACCCGTCAGCCCGCGTGCACGTCAAGCTCGTGTCCGAAGCCGGAATCGGCACCGTGGCGGCCGGCGTGACCAAGGCCAAGGCCGACGTCGTACTGGTGTCCGGGCACGACGGAGGCACGGGCGCCTCGCCGTTGAACTCGCTCAAGCACGCCGGTGCGCCCTGGGAGCTCGGCCTGGCCGAAACCCAGCAGACGCTGATGCTCAACGGACTCCGGGACCGCGTAGTGGTCCAGGTGGACGGCCAGCTGAAGACCGGGCGGGACGTAGTGATTGCCGCGCTGCTGGGCGGGGAGGAATTCGGCTTCGCCACCGCGCCGCTGGTGGTGTCGGGCTGCATCATGATGCGGGTCTGCCACCTGGATACCTGCCCGGTGGGCGTGGCTACGCAGAACCCCGAACTGCGCAGCCGCTTCACCGGCAAGCCGGAGTTCGTGGTGAACTTCTTCGAATTCATTGCCGAGGAAATCCGCGAAATCCTGGCCGAGCTCGGGTTCCGCACCCTGGAAGAAGCGATCGGACACACCGAACTGCTGGACACCCGGGCAGCGATTGACCACTGGAAGGCCGACGGGCTGGACCTGGAGCCGATCCTGCGCGGCGCCGAGGTGGACCCCGGTGCTCCGCTGCGGAACATGGTGTCGCAGAACCACGAACTGGATCTGCACTTCGACAACAAGCTGATCGAGATGAGCGCAGATGCGCTGCAGAACCGTGCACCGGTGCGGATTGCCCTGGATGTGGTGAACACCGACAGGTCGGTGGGCACCATGCTCGGTCACACGGTCACCAAAACCTTCGGTACCGATGTCCTGGCACCGGACACCATCGACATCACCCTTACCGGCCAGGCCGGCCAGTCGCTCGGGGCATTCCTCCCGGCAGGCATCACCCTGCGCCTGTTCGGCGATTCGAATGACTACGTGGGCAAGGGCCTCTCCGGGGGCCGGATCATCGTCCGCCCGGACCGCGGGAACGTGTTTGCCGCCGACCGCAACGTCATTGCCGGCAACGTGATCGGCTACGGCGCGACCAGCGGGGAGATGTTCCTCAGCGGCCAGGTGGGCGAACGCTTCCTGGTCCGCAACTCCGGGGCCACCGCCGTGGTTGAAGGCATCGGCGACCACGGCTGCGAATACATGACCGGGGGACAGACCCTGATCCTGGGCCCGACCGGACGCAACTTCGGCGCCGGCATGTCCGGCGGCACCGCGTTTGTCATCGACCTGGTGCAGGCGAAGGTCAATAAGGAAAGCCTGGAGCGCGGGGAACTGCGCCTGGAGGCTCCGGATGCGGAGGACATCGACATTGTCCGCGGCCTGCTGGTCCGGCACGTCGAGGAAACCGAATCCGATCTGGCACGCAAACTGCTGGAGAACTTCGAGGACACCGTGTCCCGGATTACCAAGGTGCTGCCGCGGGACTATGCGGCAGTGCTCGGCGCCCGCGCCTCGGCTGTGGAAGCGGGACTCGATCCCGACGGCGCTGAAGCATGGACTCAGATTTTGGAGGTTACCGGTGGCTGA
- a CDS encoding ABC transporter ATP-binding protein, producing MRTNHTLDPAIRVEGIEKSFRDLQVLRGVDFDVSAGSIFALLGSNGAGKTTLVRILSTLLAADAGTAAVSGFDVGTQPADVRRSISLTGQFTAVDDVLTGRENLVLIAKLRHRKNPGAVADEMLARFALTDSGTRRAGTYSGGMRRRLDIAMSLIGEPGVIFLDEPTAGLDPQARNEVWHAVRELAAAGTTVLLTTQYLDEAEQLADRIGILHQGVIIRNGTLSELQQLLPPAKTEYVTKQASLEDVFLALVGDTGRTPTAEERESR from the coding sequence ATGCGTACCAACCACACCCTTGACCCCGCCATCCGGGTAGAGGGCATTGAAAAATCGTTCCGGGATCTGCAGGTGCTGCGCGGAGTCGACTTTGACGTAAGTGCAGGCAGTATCTTCGCACTGTTGGGCTCCAATGGTGCGGGAAAAACAACGCTCGTGCGGATTCTCTCTACTTTGTTGGCCGCCGACGCCGGGACCGCCGCGGTCTCCGGCTTCGACGTCGGAACCCAGCCCGCCGATGTGCGCCGCTCCATCAGCCTGACCGGCCAGTTCACGGCGGTTGATGACGTGCTGACGGGCCGGGAGAACCTGGTCCTCATCGCCAAACTGCGCCACCGGAAGAATCCGGGTGCGGTTGCGGACGAGATGCTCGCCCGGTTTGCGCTCACCGACTCGGGGACCCGCAGGGCGGGCACCTATTCCGGCGGAATGCGGCGACGCCTCGATATCGCGATGAGCCTGATCGGGGAGCCGGGAGTGATTTTCCTGGACGAGCCGACCGCCGGCCTGGACCCCCAGGCACGCAACGAGGTGTGGCACGCCGTCCGGGAACTGGCCGCGGCCGGAACCACTGTCCTGCTCACCACGCAGTACCTGGACGAGGCGGAGCAGCTCGCCGACCGCATCGGGATCCTGCACCAGGGCGTCATCATCCGGAACGGCACCCTGTCCGAGCTGCAGCAGCTCCTTCCGCCGGCCAAGACTGAGTACGTCACCAAGCAGGCGTCCCTCGAGGACGTCTTCCTCGCCCTGGTCGGCGACACCGGCCGGACTCCGACCGCGGAAGAAAGGGAAAGCCGATGA